The following are from one region of the Anguilla rostrata isolate EN2019 chromosome 7, ASM1855537v3, whole genome shotgun sequence genome:
- the rxylt1 gene encoding ribitol-5-phosphate xylosyltransferase 1, with product MKFGRRKICFCIVLVYLIFSLYAAYNVFFNTKAISRVHRVVKKITVADSAKGLGVQPRSAAVPSRGEGWNPWEEDERAASVSVLQRRQEFRAHQARIAKDRPRRHKIQIWGKAAIGLYLWEHILEGPLNPADRKAQWREGEVQSGAITFSFYTGPAVVQGQIPLDTDSVVLVLNGREEQKIAYATRWLEHAGALVRTRALARVAVVMLGSERCANDWLRPYLRAHGGFVDLLFLVYDSPWANERDVLQWPLGVATYRDFPVVPPSVEMVTSQRPYLCNFLGTVYRNSSREKLMEILKRHGLEGECVVAAREQWVPTETAESLRRYRAALAQSDLTLCPVGVNPECYRVYEACSYGSVPVVEDVDTAGGCAGGAGGGSPLRLLKASGAPFLFLRDWAELPALLERERRMTPEEKAERRRRLLEWYGTFRMRMRDRFTQALEETFFRTG from the exons ATGAAATTCGGCCGcagaaaaatatgcttttgcattgttttagtgtatctgatattttctttgtatGCTGCTTATAACGTCTTTTTCAACACGAAAGCTATATCTAGAGTCCACAGGGTggtgaaaaaaatcacagtcGCTG ACAGTGCAAAGGGTTTGGGGGTGCAGCCGAGGAGCGCCGCGGTCCCGTCCAGAGGTGAGGGCTGGAACCCCTGGGAGGAGGACGAGCGGGCGGCATCCGTCTCCGTCCTGCAGAGGAGACAGGAGTTCAGAGCCCATCAGGCCCGAATTGCCAAGGACCGGCCCAGGAGACACAAAATCCAGATCTGGGGCAAAGCCGCCAtcg GCCTGTATTTATGGGAGCATATTCTCGAAGGACCCCTGAACCCCGCGGACAGAAAGGCACagtggagggaaggagaggtgCAGTCAGGGGCCATCACTTTCAG tttctacaCGGGTCCTGCGGTGGTGCAGGGGCAGATCCCGCTCGACACCGACAGCGTGGTCCTGGTGCTGAACGGCCGCGAGGAGCAGAAGATCGCCTACGCCACCCGGTGGCTGGAGCACGCCGGCGCGCTGGTCCGGACGCGCGCCCTGGCCCGCGTCGCCGTGGTGATGCTGGGCAGCGAGCGGTGCGCTAACGACTGGCTCCGCCCCTACCTGCGGGCGCACGGCGGATTCGTGGACCTGCTCTTCCTGGTGTACGACAGCCCCTGGGCCAACGAGCGGGACGTCCTGCAGTGGCCTCTCGGGGTGGCAAC GTACAGAGACTTCCCCGTCGTCCCCCCCAGCGTTGAGATGGTGACCTCGCAGAGGCCCTACCTGTGTAACTTCCTGGGGACGGTGTACAGGAACTCTTCCCGAGAGAAGCTGATGGAGATCCTGAAAAGGCACGGGTTGGAGGGGGAGTGTGTCGTCGCGGCCCGAGAACA GTGGGTTCCCACGGAGACGGCGGAGTCGCTGCGGCGGTACCGGGCGGCGCTGGCGCAGAGCGACCTCACGCTGTGCCCGGTGGGCGTGAACCCCGAGTGCTACCGCGTGTACGAGGCCTGCTCCTACGGCTCGGTGCCCGTGGTGGAGGACGTGGACACGGCGGGCGGGTgcgcgggcggggccgggggcggctCCCCGCTCCGCCTGCTCAAGGCCTCGGGCGcgcccttcctcttcctcagagacTGGGCGGAGCTCCCCGCcctgctggagagggagaggaggatgaCGCCGGAGGAGAAGGCGGAGAGGAGGCGGAGACTGCTGGAGTGGTACGGAACGTTCCGGATGAGGATGAGGGATCGGTTCACCCAGGCCCTGGAGGAGACCTTCTTCAGAACcggctga